In Roseicyclus marinus, the genomic window GGGGGTCGGTGACGGGGGTGCCGTTCAGGCGCACCGCCCCGTCTGCGATCAGGCGCATGAGGCGCGAGCGGCTCAGATGCGCCTGCTCTGGCACATCGCGGGCCAGTGCCTTATCAAGGCGGGGGGCCGGGTCCGGCCCGATTTCGACCGTCACGATATGGGTGGGCATGGGCGTGGAGCCTCCTGAAACCTCGGGTGCCGGGGGCGATCTGCCCCCCCAGCTGCGCTGGCTGAAGCGGCTGGTGACGGTTCTGACCGTGACGATGATCGGCGGGGTTCTAGCGATCAGCGCGGTGCTTGTCATCCGGTTGAACGCCGAAAGCGCGCCGGTGTTCGTCGCGCCGGGCGATTTCGTGCTGCCGGATGGCGTGGGATTGGTCGGGATCAGCGTGGTCGAGGGGCGCGTGGTCGTCGTGGGCGATGACGGGATGATCCGGGTTTTCGACAGCGAAAGCCGGGAGATGATCCGCGAGATACCGGTGGAATGAGGGGGGATGGTACCAGCGCCCCGGCTCGAACGGGGGACCTCCTGATCCACAATCAGGCGCTCTAACCAACTGAGCTACGCCGGCACAACAGTGTCTGGCGCGGGGGATAGCGCCGGGGGCCGAGGATTGCAAGGGGTCAGGCGCGCGGGGAAAGCGGGCGCGCCCATTCCTGTTCCACGAGGTCCTGGCCGAAGCTGTGAACGGGTTTCGAGGCGATGCAGGCAAAGCCGTTTCGCGCATAAAGCGCGCAGGCCGCGCGGTGGCTTTCATGGGTCCAGAGCGTCATACGGCCATAGCCCGCCCCGCGCGCGAATTCCATGCAGGTGTCGAGCAGGCGTTGGCCAAGGCCGATGCCCCGCGCCTGCGGCTCCAAGAGGAACAGGCGCAGCTTGGCGGTGTCGGGCGCGGGCCCCGCGACGCAGAAGATGGAGCCAA contains:
- a CDS encoding DUF6476 family protein: MGVEPPETSGAGGDLPPQLRWLKRLVTVLTVTMIGGVLAISAVLVIRLNAESAPVFVAPGDFVLPDGVGLVGISVVEGRVVVVGDDGMIRVFDSESREMIREIPVE
- a CDS encoding GNAT family N-acetyltransferase — encoded protein: MALSASEVVLDTLRIGDAGWLIQRHAELYAAEAGFDASFEPLVARILADFLDHHDPARERGWIARAGGRRLGSIFCVAGPAPDTAKLRLFLLEPQARGIGLGQRLLDTCMEFARGAGYGRMTLWTHESHRAACALYARNGFACIASKPVHSFGQDLVEQEWARPLSPRA